The Paenibacillus macerans genome includes a window with the following:
- a CDS encoding DNA alkylation repair protein, which produces MADTLKSIYNEAFLREFGEKVHAAHAPFDPEKFVADTMDGTWDALELKARMRRISLTLANQLPARFEEAVSVLFAIDESCVGFPYLFFPDFVEVYGSAEEDWPLAMRALERFTPKSSAEFAVRSFLLRDPERMMGQMAAWSQHEDEHVRRLASEGCRPRLPWGQALPMFKRDPAPILPILETLKADPSMYVRKSVANNLNDIAKDHPELVLELARRWKGAHPHTDWIVRHGCRTLIRKGGPAALELFGYAAPSAAKPVVSSASLTVEPAALRIGDSCELRYALTVREGDPVKVRVEYGIDFVKAGGKTSRKLFLLADKTVPGGASIGGARRHSWADLTTRRHYSGAHRITLLVNGAEAAAAVLQLEAAAANG; this is translated from the coding sequence ATGGCTGATACATTAAAATCGATTTATAATGAAGCGTTTTTGCGGGAATTTGGCGAAAAAGTCCACGCGGCGCACGCTCCGTTCGATCCGGAGAAATTCGTGGCCGATACGATGGATGGGACGTGGGATGCTCTGGAACTGAAAGCCAGAATGCGGAGGATTTCGCTGACGCTGGCCAACCAGCTGCCGGCGCGTTTTGAGGAAGCCGTGTCCGTGCTGTTTGCCATCGACGAATCGTGCGTCGGCTTCCCCTACTTGTTTTTCCCGGATTTCGTGGAAGTGTACGGCAGCGCGGAAGAGGATTGGCCTTTGGCCATGCGGGCGCTGGAGCGGTTCACGCCGAAATCGTCGGCCGAATTTGCCGTCCGCTCATTCCTGCTGCGCGATCCAGAGCGGATGATGGGGCAGATGGCGGCGTGGTCTCAGCATGAGGATGAGCATGTGCGCCGCCTCGCCAGCGAAGGCTGCCGGCCCCGCCTGCCCTGGGGCCAAGCGCTGCCGATGTTCAAGCGCGATCCCGCGCCGATCCTCCCGATCCTGGAGACGCTTAAGGCGGACCCCAGCATGTACGTGCGCAAAAGCGTGGCCAACAACCTGAACGACATCGCCAAAGACCACCCGGAGCTCGTGCTCGAACTTGCCCGGCGCTGGAAAGGCGCGCATCCGCACACCGACTGGATCGTGCGCCATGGCTGCCGCACGCTGATCCGCAAAGGCGGCCCCGCAGCGCTGGAGCTATTTGGTTACGCCGCGCCGTCGGCCGCCAAGCCGGTGGTCTCGTCGGCGTCGCTTACGGTGGAACCGGCCGCGCTACGCATCGGTGACAGCTGCGAGCTCCGCTATGCACTCACCGTGCGCGAAGGCGATCCGGTGAAGGTGCGCGTCGAATACGGCATCGACTTCGTCAAAGCCGGTGGCAAAACATCACGCAAGCTGTTCCTGCTGGCGGACAAAACCGTCCCCGGCGGCGCCTCCATCGGTGGAGCCCGGCGCCATAGTTGGGCGGACCTCACGACCCGCCGCCATTATTCCGGAGCCCACCGGATCACGCTGCTCGTCAACGGCGCCGAAGCCGCCGCCGCGGTGCTGCAGCTGGAAGCCGCAGCGGCAAACGGCTGA
- a CDS encoding exo-beta-N-acetylmuramidase NamZ family protein: protein MVRNGIDRIMSHAHLFRGKRIGLITSPAGMTAEFVSTIRILHENFHLAALFSPEHGVRGDLAAGAPVDTYQDPYTGVTVYSLYRQDSKRMTPEMLDEVDVVVYDIQDVGVRYYTYIYTMLYALEDCAKAGKEFVVLDRINPLDGVTVEGNVLKPGYESFVGNYPLCVRYGLTAGEVAAMANEQQGWKAELYIVPCEGWDPRMLFPETGRIWVHPSLNVPRFETALLYGGTCLFEGTILSEGRGTTFPFEMIGAPFIEPEGLAAEMNAKRLPGVRFRPVYFQPAASKFAGELCGGVQLYVTDPRALQAVETGVTLLYTIKCNYEAFAYLPPVKENSRPFIDLLCGDKLYREGAAPLPEMLERFREESRAFAKIKEDYHLYPRGRGE, encoded by the coding sequence ATGGTTCGCAACGGGATCGATCGCATCATGTCGCATGCCCATTTGTTCCGGGGCAAACGGATCGGGCTGATCACGTCACCGGCGGGAATGACGGCGGAGTTCGTGTCCACGATCCGGATTTTGCACGAAAATTTTCATCTGGCCGCTTTGTTTTCCCCGGAGCACGGGGTGCGCGGTGATTTGGCCGCAGGAGCGCCGGTGGATACGTATCAAGATCCGTATACCGGGGTCACGGTCTACAGCCTGTACCGCCAAGATTCCAAACGGATGACCCCGGAGATGCTGGATGAGGTCGATGTGGTCGTCTACGATATCCAGGACGTTGGCGTTAGGTATTATACTTACATTTATACGATGCTGTACGCGCTGGAGGACTGCGCCAAGGCAGGCAAGGAATTCGTCGTGCTCGACCGGATCAATCCGCTGGACGGCGTTACGGTGGAAGGCAACGTGCTTAAACCGGGGTACGAATCGTTCGTCGGCAATTACCCGCTGTGCGTGCGTTATGGCCTGACCGCCGGCGAAGTGGCGGCGATGGCCAACGAGCAGCAGGGCTGGAAGGCCGAACTGTACATCGTGCCTTGCGAAGGTTGGGATCCCCGGATGCTGTTTCCGGAAACGGGGCGCATTTGGGTACATCCATCCCTGAACGTTCCCCGCTTTGAAACCGCTTTGCTGTACGGCGGAACCTGCCTGTTCGAAGGGACGATTTTGTCGGAAGGGCGGGGGACGACGTTTCCGTTCGAAATGATCGGAGCGCCGTTCATCGAACCGGAAGGCTTGGCGGCGGAAATGAACGCGAAGCGGCTGCCGGGCGTACGGTTCCGTCCGGTTTATTTTCAACCGGCGGCGTCGAAATTTGCCGGGGAATTGTGCGGAGGCGTGCAGCTGTACGTTACGGACCCAAGGGCGCTTCAGGCCGTGGAAACCGGAGTGACGCTGTTATATACGATTAAATGCAATTACGAGGCTTTCGCTTACTTGCCGCCGGTCAAGGAAAATTCCCGGCCATTTATCGATTTGCTGTGCGGCGACAAGCTGTACCGCGAAGGCGCGGCGCCGCTGCCGGAAATGCTGGAACGGTTCCGGGAGGAGAGCCGGGCCTTTGCGAAGATAAAAGAAGACTACCATCTATATCCACGAGGGCGGGGAGAGTAG
- a CDS encoding carbohydrate ABC transporter permease: MALYSTHTGNKSIKHVRNTLLMLVLLLFALATLFPIYFMIISSFGDPVEAGALSYSLWPAKISLASYRFFFEYSEHSYRWLLNSLIVAASVMVTNVAFATLAGYAFSKIRFRGRALLFSLLLCAMMIPYQVIQVPLYILIVNIFRIENTYSALILPGLVTVYNIFLAKQFMSSIPGEILECAKVEGCNQWQIFTKIIMPLSKTVMAVMAILTFMDSWNTFFWPFLVTNTMDMQTIQVGLKNFRFANTTYFAPMMAGAAISAVPMFILFFSLQKYFLEGVTVGAVKG, translated from the coding sequence ATGGCGTTGTACAGCACCCATACAGGCAACAAATCTATAAAGCATGTCCGAAACACGCTGCTGATGCTGGTTCTTCTGCTCTTTGCGCTGGCCACGTTGTTTCCGATCTATTTCATGATTATTTCTTCGTTCGGCGATCCGGTGGAAGCCGGAGCGTTAAGCTACTCGCTGTGGCCGGCCAAAATTTCGCTCGCTTCCTACAGGTTTTTCTTCGAGTACAGCGAACATTCCTACCGCTGGCTGCTCAATTCGCTGATCGTTGCGGCCAGCGTCATGGTCACGAACGTCGCATTCGCCACGCTGGCGGGATACGCCTTCTCCAAAATCCGCTTCCGCGGCAGAGCGCTGCTGTTTTCGCTCCTGCTGTGCGCGATGATGATCCCTTACCAGGTGATCCAGGTGCCGCTGTATATTTTGATCGTGAACATTTTCCGTATCGAAAATACGTACAGCGCTTTGATTTTGCCGGGACTGGTCACGGTGTACAACATTTTTCTGGCGAAGCAGTTCATGAGTTCGATTCCGGGCGAAATTCTGGAATGCGCCAAGGTGGAGGGCTGCAACCAATGGCAAATCTTCACCAAAATCATAATGCCGCTTTCGAAAACGGTGATGGCGGTGATGGCCATCCTGACCTTTATGGACAGCTGGAACACGTTCTTCTGGCCGTTTCTCGTCACGAATACGATGGATATGCAGACGATCCAGGTGGGACTCAAAAATTTCCGCTTCGCCAACACGACGTATTTTGCGCCGATGATGGCCGGAGCGGCCATATCCGCGGTGCCGATGTTCATTTTGTTTTTTAGCTTGCAGAAATACTTTCTGGAAGGCGTTACTGTCGGGGCGGTGAAAGGCTGA
- a CDS encoding DUF2871 domain-containing protein, producing the protein MKKLYYTSFFYAVLGLLAGVFYREATRHNGFTGETALAPLHTHILVLGFMFFLVVLGLGKLFGVHEAKSFGTWHVVYNLGLLITIGTMAVRGMLQVHDSDIAFLPYIAGLGHMILGAGIIWLLVLLGKRID; encoded by the coding sequence ATGAAAAAACTCTATTACACTTCCTTCTTCTATGCGGTTTTAGGCTTGTTGGCCGGCGTTTTTTACCGCGAAGCGACCAGGCATAACGGCTTCACCGGCGAGACCGCCTTGGCTCCGCTGCATACCCACATTCTGGTGCTCGGATTTATGTTTTTCCTCGTCGTGTTGGGATTGGGCAAGCTGTTCGGCGTGCACGAAGCGAAGTCGTTTGGAACGTGGCATGTCGTCTATAACCTCGGTTTGCTGATTACTATCGGAACGATGGCCGTCCGCGGCATGCTGCAGGTGCACGACAGCGACATCGCCTTCCTGCCTTACATCGCCGGCCTGGGCCACATGATTCTTGGCGCCGGGATCATCTGGCTGCTGGTTTTGCTCGGCAAACGGATTGATTAG
- a CDS encoding fumarylacetoacetate hydrolase family protein — protein sequence MKLLQFKNGGGLCIGWKTEDAVYNLSGFAAVLRAVNGKDKQSDFRVDEDEIEFASVVLNPEKILCVGLNYLSHVKESNMAVPDSPVLFSKFNNALAGHKQDIVLPATARQVDYEAELVIIIGKEARNVSEADALSYVYGYTAGNDISARDLQMKTSQWLLGKTLDSFAPIGPYLVTGDELDPARLSIECRVNGELRQSGNTENMIFGYAELTSYISRYITLMPGDCIFTGTPEGVILGDPPDRQTWLKAGDELEVTIEGIGRLKNKLV from the coding sequence ATGAAATTGCTGCAGTTCAAGAACGGCGGCGGGTTATGCATCGGCTGGAAAACGGAAGATGCCGTCTATAATTTAAGCGGTTTTGCCGCTGTTCTCAGGGCGGTGAACGGGAAGGATAAACAAAGCGATTTTCGCGTCGACGAGGATGAAATTGAGTTTGCGTCCGTCGTGCTGAATCCGGAGAAAATATTGTGCGTGGGCCTGAACTATCTGTCCCATGTCAAAGAGTCCAACATGGCTGTTCCGGATTCGCCCGTGCTGTTCAGTAAATTCAACAACGCCTTGGCCGGTCACAAGCAGGACATCGTCCTGCCGGCAACGGCGCGGCAAGTAGACTATGAAGCCGAGCTTGTCATCATTATAGGCAAAGAGGCGCGCAATGTCTCCGAAGCGGATGCGTTATCCTATGTTTACGGGTACACCGCCGGAAACGATATTTCCGCCCGCGACCTGCAAATGAAAACGAGCCAATGGCTGCTGGGCAAAACGCTGGATTCCTTCGCGCCCATCGGACCGTACCTTGTCACCGGCGATGAATTGGACCCGGCGCGTTTATCCATCGAATGCAGAGTGAACGGAGAGTTAAGGCAGTCCGGCAATACGGAAAATATGATATTCGGCTACGCTGAGTTAACCAGCTACATATCCCGGTACATCACGTTAATGCCGGGCGATTGTATTTTTACCGGAACGCCCGAAGGCGTCATCCTCGGCGATCCGCCGGACCGCCAGACCTGGCTGAAGGCCGGAGATGAGCTGGAAGTGACGATTGAAGGCATCGGACGGTTAAAAAACAAATTAGTTTAA
- a CDS encoding FAD-binding oxidoreductase, translating into MIAPEIKQQLKPIVGEKWFLDSPSELYAYSYDATPMYQALPDAVIMPASTREVSEILKIANRHKISIIPRGSGTNLAASTIPVQGGIVLNMNRFNRIYEIDTKNLTATVGPGVITADLHQAVEALGLFYPPDPGSMKISTIGGNMSQGAGGMRGLKYGVTKDYIMGLEYVLPSGEILRCGGKNVKDVAGYDMTRLLVGSEGTLAVVTEITLKLLPLPETKRTLVAFFTNLVDAARTVEKIIAAKIIPATVEFMDQGTMKVVDEYAGLGLPLELKSMLLIEQDGPEQLALRDIERIAEIARESGAAKVEAAKTSEEGAKLLTARRAALSALSRMKPTTIMEDATVPRSRLAEMVGEVERIAGKYGLQICTFGHAGDGNLHPTCMTDERNREEIERVEKAFAEIFQASIRLGGTITGEHGVGLAKMNYLHLKVGESGIELMRRIKEAFDPNHIMNPGKIFAAAERRRLVVKR; encoded by the coding sequence GTGATTGCGCCGGAAATCAAACAGCAACTGAAGCCGATCGTCGGAGAAAAGTGGTTTTTGGATAGCCCCAGCGAACTTTATGCCTATTCTTACGATGCTACCCCGATGTATCAAGCTTTGCCCGATGCGGTGATCATGCCAGCGTCCACCCGGGAAGTGTCGGAGATTCTGAAAATCGCCAACCGCCACAAAATTTCCATCATCCCCCGGGGCTCCGGCACCAATCTGGCGGCCAGCACCATCCCGGTTCAAGGCGGCATCGTCCTGAACATGAACCGGTTCAACCGGATTTATGAAATCGATACCAAAAATTTGACCGCCACCGTTGGCCCCGGCGTCATCACCGCCGATCTGCATCAGGCTGTTGAAGCGCTCGGTTTATTTTATCCGCCCGATCCGGGCAGCATGAAGATTTCGACGATCGGCGGCAATATGTCGCAGGGCGCCGGGGGCATGCGCGGACTGAAGTACGGCGTGACCAAGGATTACATCATGGGGCTGGAGTACGTGCTGCCCTCGGGTGAAATTCTGCGCTGCGGGGGAAAAAACGTCAAGGATGTCGCCGGCTATGACATGACCCGGCTGCTGGTCGGCTCCGAAGGCACGCTGGCCGTTGTCACGGAAATTACGCTGAAGCTGCTCCCCTTGCCGGAAACGAAGCGGACGCTCGTCGCTTTTTTTACCAATCTGGTTGATGCGGCCAGGACGGTGGAAAAGATCATCGCCGCCAAAATCATCCCGGCAACCGTGGAATTTATGGACCAGGGGACGATGAAGGTCGTCGACGAATACGCGGGCCTGGGCCTGCCGCTTGAGCTGAAATCGATGCTGCTGATCGAACAGGACGGCCCCGAGCAGCTGGCTCTTCGCGATATTGAACGCATCGCCGAAATCGCCCGGGAAAGCGGCGCGGCAAAGGTGGAGGCGGCTAAAACCTCGGAGGAAGGAGCCAAGCTGCTGACCGCGCGCCGCGCCGCGTTATCCGCGTTGTCCCGAATGAAGCCGACCACGATTATGGAGGACGCTACGGTTCCCCGCTCCCGCCTGGCCGAAATGGTCGGCGAAGTGGAGCGGATCGCCGGCAAATACGGGCTGCAGATCTGCACGTTCGGCCATGCCGGCGACGGCAATCTTCATCCCACATGCATGACCGACGAACGGAACCGGGAGGAAATCGAACGCGTGGAAAAAGCGTTTGCGGAGATTTTTCAAGCTTCGATCCGGCTGGGCGGCACGATTACCGGCGAGCATGGCGTCGGCCTGGCCAAGATGAACTATTTGCACCTGAAGGTCGGCGAATCCGGCATCGAACTGATGCGGCGGATCAAGGAAGCTTTCGACCCCAACCATATCATGAATCCGGGGAAAATATTCGCGGCCGCGGAGCGCCGCAGACTGGTGGTGAAAAGATGA
- a CDS encoding FadR/GntR family transcriptional regulator — protein MELGRKNYDIMIEELQRIIESGLVKPGEKLDTIENLAKRYRVGRSTVREAISHLKARGLIETRQGGGTYVRAQALETMEARQIANRQELVQLLQVRKILEIGSIELAAEYRSEADLDELARIVSLMEEAIGNEETSRVHDVNFHFAIAKATRNPLLQQMMETISAMMTRTIRDSRSLWLFSEKESAHRLFQEHYQMLLAIREQDRRGAVDIMNAHLTKVGNALIGASAAPGAEQTD, from the coding sequence ATGGAATTGGGCAGAAAAAATTACGATATTATGATTGAGGAACTGCAGCGAATCATCGAAAGCGGGCTGGTGAAGCCCGGCGAGAAGCTGGACACGATCGAAAACCTGGCGAAGCGTTACCGCGTCGGCCGCTCTACCGTCCGCGAAGCGATCAGCCATCTGAAAGCCCGGGGGCTGATCGAGACGAGACAGGGCGGGGGGACTTACGTCAGAGCCCAGGCGCTTGAGACGATGGAAGCCCGGCAAATCGCCAACCGCCAGGAGTTGGTTCAACTGCTGCAGGTACGGAAAATCCTTGAAATCGGGAGCATTGAATTGGCCGCAGAGTACAGGAGCGAAGCGGATTTGGACGAGCTCGCCCGGATTGTGAGCCTGATGGAAGAAGCGATCGGCAATGAGGAGACCAGCCGGGTGCACGACGTCAATTTCCATTTCGCCATCGCCAAAGCGACGCGGAATCCGCTGCTGCAGCAAATGATGGAAACTATTTCAGCGATGATGACGCGGACGATCCGGGACAGCAGAAGCCTTTGGCTGTTTAGTGAAAAAGAGTCGGCCCACCGCCTGTTCCAGGAGCATTATCAAATGCTCCTGGCGATTCGCGAACAGGACCGGCGCGGGGCGGTCGACATCATGAACGCGCATCTGACCAAAGTCGGAAACGCGCTGATCGGCGCTTCGGCTGCTCCCGGGGCGGAACAGACCGACTAG
- a CDS encoding nitroreductase family protein — translation MANAADLRKPGFEVSSQFINRWSPRSFLEKEIPEDVLFSLFEAARWAPSASNVQPWRFVIARTPEDREKFHSFILPGNLVWCTKAPVLAVILSQTATERGANGWHAFDAGAAWGYLALEAHNKGLITHAMGGFDQEKAREVLNVPDYYAIQAVIAIGYQGEKEVLPDNLQEREQPNDRRPLKDSLFEGSFGKDAL, via the coding sequence ATGGCTAACGCCGCAGATCTGCGCAAACCTGGTTTTGAAGTATCCTCTCAATTTATCAATCGTTGGTCGCCGCGGTCTTTTTTGGAAAAAGAAATCCCCGAGGATGTCCTATTCAGCCTGTTTGAGGCGGCGCGTTGGGCTCCTTCGGCATCGAACGTGCAGCCATGGCGGTTTGTTATCGCCCGCACGCCGGAGGACCGCGAGAAATTCCATTCTTTTATTTTGCCTGGAAACCTCGTATGGTGCACAAAAGCCCCTGTCCTGGCCGTCATCCTGTCCCAAACGGCGACCGAGCGGGGAGCCAACGGGTGGCATGCCTTTGATGCGGGCGCCGCTTGGGGGTATCTTGCTTTAGAAGCCCATAACAAAGGTTTGATCACCCATGCGATGGGCGGTTTTGATCAAGAAAAAGCCCGCGAAGTGCTGAATGTGCCTGACTATTATGCGATTCAAGCCGTGATCGCCATCGGATATCAAGGCGAAAAAGAAGTGCTTCCGGACAACCTGCAGGAGCGCGAACAACCGAACGACCGCCGTCCGTTGAAGGACTCCCTGTTTGAAGGTTCCTTCGGGAAGGATGCGCTTTAA
- a CDS encoding carbohydrate ABC transporter permease, which translates to MAQAAKLKPAKTAKKLRMKGDGAWAYAFIAVALAVYAMFTAYPVVSAFIISFQEYKPLGSSFAGLANYAATFGDSLFWQSIKNTIVYTVLTVPVSLFLSFAVAIMILPLKKGLQTAFKAVYYLPAVASGVALSVVWLWIFDPMPSGILNRLLGVFGIANQNWLGSSATAMFSLVLMAWLSSHGTSIIIYLAALLGIDGSYYEAAELDGASFLQKLWHIVIPCLKPTTLFLLVTGVIGSFQVFQNAYLMTGGGPDNATTMVGLLIFNNAFKYFEFGEAAAQSLILTVIIAGISLIQFKFLGNDVEY; encoded by the coding sequence ATGGCCCAGGCAGCTAAACTTAAACCTGCAAAAACGGCGAAGAAACTCAGGATGAAGGGGGACGGGGCCTGGGCGTATGCGTTTATCGCCGTGGCGCTGGCCGTCTACGCCATGTTTACCGCATACCCGGTCGTCAGCGCCTTTATCATCAGTTTTCAAGAGTACAAACCGCTGGGTTCCAGCTTTGCGGGGCTTGCCAATTATGCCGCCACCTTCGGGGATTCGTTGTTTTGGCAGTCGATTAAAAATACGATCGTCTACACGGTGCTGACGGTACCCGTGTCCTTATTCCTCTCCTTTGCCGTAGCCATTATGATATTGCCGTTGAAAAAAGGTTTGCAGACGGCGTTCAAGGCGGTCTATTATCTGCCGGCGGTCGCCTCCGGCGTAGCGCTTTCCGTCGTCTGGCTGTGGATCTTCGATCCGATGCCTTCCGGGATTCTGAACCGGCTGCTCGGCGTGTTCGGCATCGCCAACCAGAACTGGCTGGGGTCCAGCGCCACGGCGATGTTTTCGCTTGTGCTTATGGCCTGGCTGTCCAGTCACGGCACGAGCATCATCATTTATTTGGCGGCGCTGCTCGGCATTGACGGCAGCTATTATGAAGCCGCCGAGCTGGACGGGGCGTCTTTCCTGCAGAAGCTGTGGCATATCGTGATCCCCTGCCTCAAACCGACGACGTTGTTTTTGCTCGTCACGGGAGTGATCGGGTCGTTCCAGGTGTTCCAGAACGCGTATCTGATGACCGGCGGCGGGCCCGACAACGCCACGACGATGGTGGGCCTGCTCATTTTCAACAATGCGTTCAAGTATTTCGAATTCGGCGAAGCGGCGGCGCAATCGCTGATCCTGACCGTCATTATCGCCGGCATTTCCCTCATTCAGTTTAAATTCCTGGGCAACGACGTCGAGTACTAG
- a CDS encoding (Fe-S)-binding protein, protein MSAEPKTPNRSAADACPPLDGPVKTANNGLLARFDMDEILNCMHCGFCLPTCPTYVQTGLETSSPRGRIALMKGVATGQLPVDREFERHMNACLGCRACETACPAGVPYGRLLETAREVVQETKNLTEKPSALRNLVFKHVFPHPQRVKRLGNLLWGAQALGLHSLADRTGLIKILPREMAEMQRSVGTVASPWKRKQRPKAMKAEGTKLYTVGLFTGCIMDVMFFETNQATARLLTKAGCDVVFIEEQGCCGAMHAHSGEMSGAKELAKRNIEAFERAGVDFVINNAGGCGAALKEYGHWFKGDPAWETKAKRFAAKNRDANEMLAALPPLAFGKTLPVKATYQDSCHLAHGQGVRNQPRQLLRSIPGLELVEMRQPDSCCGSAGTYNLTQFDMSMQILDDKMEQVKETRADLIVTSNPGCLLQMKQGIIRAGLQDRMEAVHIMDLLDRVL, encoded by the coding sequence ATGAGCGCCGAACCGAAAACCCCAAATCGTTCTGCCGCCGACGCCTGCCCTCCGCTGGACGGTCCGGTCAAAACCGCAAACAACGGGCTGCTTGCCCGGTTTGACATGGACGAAATCCTGAATTGCATGCACTGCGGCTTCTGCTTGCCGACGTGCCCCACGTACGTGCAAACCGGCCTGGAAACATCCAGCCCGCGGGGGCGGATTGCGCTGATGAAAGGCGTGGCCACGGGGCAGCTGCCGGTCGACCGCGAGTTTGAGCGGCACATGAACGCCTGTCTCGGCTGCCGCGCCTGCGAAACGGCCTGTCCGGCCGGCGTGCCTTATGGCAGACTGCTGGAGACGGCGCGGGAAGTCGTGCAAGAAACGAAAAACTTGACCGAAAAGCCCTCCGCGCTGCGAAATCTCGTATTTAAGCATGTGTTTCCGCATCCGCAGCGGGTTAAACGGCTGGGGAATTTGCTGTGGGGCGCGCAGGCGCTTGGGCTGCATTCTTTGGCCGACCGGACGGGACTGATCAAGATTCTGCCGCGGGAAATGGCGGAAATGCAAAGGTCGGTCGGCACCGTTGCTTCCCCTTGGAAACGCAAGCAACGGCCAAAAGCGATGAAAGCGGAAGGTACGAAACTTTATACCGTGGGGCTGTTCACCGGCTGCATCATGGACGTGATGTTCTTCGAAACCAATCAGGCGACCGCCCGGCTGCTTACGAAAGCCGGATGTGACGTCGTATTCATTGAGGAACAGGGCTGCTGCGGCGCCATGCATGCGCATTCCGGGGAAATGAGCGGAGCGAAAGAGCTGGCCAAGCGGAATATCGAGGCTTTTGAGCGGGCCGGCGTCGATTTTGTGATCAACAACGCCGGGGGCTGCGGCGCGGCTTTAAAGGAATACGGCCACTGGTTCAAAGGCGATCCCGCATGGGAGACCAAAGCAAAGCGCTTTGCCGCCAAAAACCGCGATGCGAACGAAATGCTGGCCGCGCTCCCTCCGCTCGCCTTCGGCAAAACGCTGCCGGTAAAAGCGACTTACCAGGACTCCTGCCACCTCGCCCACGGCCAGGGAGTCCGCAACCAGCCGCGCCAGCTGCTGCGCAGCATCCCGGGACTGGAGCTCGTTGAAATGCGGCAGCCCGACAGCTGCTGCGGCTCCGCCGGCACGTACAACCTCACCCAATTCGACATGTCGATGCAAATCCTTGACGATAAAATGGAACAGGTGAAAGAAACCCGCGCTGATTTGATCGTCACCTCCAATCCCGGCTGCCTGCTGCAGATGAAGCAGGGAATCATCCGGGCCGGCCTTCAGGACCGGATGGAGGCGGTGCATATCATGGATCTGCTGGACCGAGTCCTGTAA